From the Thermococcus sp. 18S1 genome, one window contains:
- a CDS encoding protein-L-isoaspartate(D-aspartate) O-methyltransferase: protein MVSEDELLRRWERTVERLFRERIIRSEAVRKAFLKYPRYLFVEKRYRDYAHVDEPLPIPAGQTISAPHMVAIMLELAELEPGMNVLEIGTGSGWNAALIAELVKGDVYTVERIPELVEFARRNLERAGVENVHVFLGDGTKGFPPKAPYDRIIVTAGAPKIPEPLIEQLKPGGMLIIPVGGYHLWQDLYIVTKGENGRIRKKRWGGVAFVPLIGEHGWNG from the coding sequence ATGGTTTCCGAGGACGAACTCCTGAGGAGATGGGAGAGAACGGTTGAGAGGCTTTTTCGGGAGAGGATCATCCGAAGCGAGGCCGTTAGGAAGGCTTTTCTTAAATACCCGCGCTACCTCTTCGTTGAAAAGCGCTACAGGGACTACGCCCACGTCGATGAGCCCCTTCCGATTCCCGCGGGGCAGACGATAAGTGCCCCTCACATGGTGGCCATAATGCTTGAGCTGGCCGAGCTGGAGCCGGGGATGAATGTTCTGGAGATTGGAACGGGCAGCGGATGGAACGCGGCTCTGATAGCGGAGCTTGTGAAGGGTGATGTTTACACGGTTGAACGGATTCCCGAACTGGTCGAGTTTGCGAGAAGAAACCTCGAGCGGGCTGGGGTGGAGAACGTCCATGTTTTCCTCGGCGACGGCACGAAGGGCTTTCCTCCCAAAGCCCCCTACGACAGGATAATCGTCACCGCGGGAGCGCCGAAAATCCCCGAGCCCCTGATCGAACAGCTGAAGCCGGGCGGGATGCTCATAATTCCCGTTGGAGGATATCACCTGTGGCAGGACCTCTACATCGTGACGAAGGGCGAAAATGGACGGATAAGAAAAAAACGCTGGGGTGGGGTTGCCTTCGTGCCGCTCATAGGGGAGCACGGTTGGAATGGGTAG
- a CDS encoding HAD-IB family phosphatase codes for MVKLIAFDLEGTLVKSISSWVELHKRFGTWEKGKEYAELFFAGKIDYVKWAELDASLWKGHTREEIMEWANSVEYMDGARELIEFLRENDFRIAILSSGLMCLAGRIARELGVDYVFANELIFDENGVVTGKVNPLVDFKSKGTILRELKAELEPEVTIAVGDGYNDLSMFKEADVSIAINPHEGVEGDHNVESLHEVMEIIAGLVGEGAERGR; via the coding sequence ATGGTCAAGCTCATAGCCTTCGACCTCGAGGGGACCCTGGTCAAATCCATCTCCAGCTGGGTTGAACTCCACAAGCGCTTTGGAACCTGGGAGAAGGGAAAGGAATATGCCGAACTCTTCTTTGCGGGAAAAATAGACTACGTGAAGTGGGCCGAGCTCGACGCCTCTCTGTGGAAGGGCCACACCAGGGAAGAGATTATGGAATGGGCGAACTCGGTCGAGTACATGGATGGGGCCAGGGAGCTCATCGAGTTTCTTCGGGAGAACGACTTCAGGATAGCGATACTCAGCAGCGGTCTTATGTGCCTGGCTGGAAGGATTGCGAGGGAACTTGGGGTTGACTACGTCTTCGCCAACGAGCTGATATTCGACGAGAACGGCGTCGTCACTGGAAAGGTCAATCCCCTCGTTGACTTCAAGAGCAAGGGGACGATACTCAGGGAGCTGAAGGCTGAGCTTGAGCCAGAGGTGACAATAGCCGTCGGCGATGGATACAACGACCTGAGCATGTTTAAAGAGGCCGACGTCAGCATAGCGATAAACCCGCACGAGGGTGTCGAGGGCGACCACAACGTTGAGAGCCTCCACGAGGTCATGGAGATAATAGCGGGGCTGGTGGGGGAAGGGGCTGAACGGGGTCGGTGA
- a CDS encoding cyclase family protein, translating into MIIDLSLPISENTPVYPDDPPVNVKLWAVIDRDGYYMNVLKMGEHSGTHVDAPAHFVPGGKTIDEMPLEKFIGEGIVLDVRDGDGPVGLDEIPDGGYFGKMVLFLTGGRELSPEVALFLVAEGARAVGTDAMSIGDDAVHKILLSAEVPVFENLVNLELLIGMEFLFAAFPLRIEGGSGSPVRAVAIVQRELE; encoded by the coding sequence ATGATAATCGACCTCTCCCTCCCCATCTCGGAGAACACCCCGGTTTATCCTGACGACCCGCCCGTGAATGTGAAGCTCTGGGCCGTCATCGACAGGGACGGCTACTACATGAACGTTCTGAAGATGGGGGAGCATTCAGGCACCCACGTTGACGCGCCGGCGCACTTCGTGCCCGGGGGGAAGACCATCGACGAGATGCCGCTTGAGAAGTTCATCGGTGAGGGCATCGTTCTGGACGTCAGGGATGGGGATGGGCCTGTAGGACTCGACGAGATTCCTGATGGCGGCTACTTTGGAAAGATGGTGCTTTTCCTGACGGGTGGCAGGGAGCTCTCCCCGGAGGTGGCGCTGTTCCTGGTGGCGGAGGGTGCAAGGGCCGTCGGGACTGATGCCATGAGCATCGGCGACGACGCCGTTCACAAGATACTCCTGAGTGCGGAGGTCCCCGTTTTCGAGAATCTGGTCAACCTGGAACTCCTCATCGGGATGGAATTCCTCTTTGCAGCGTTTCCCCTGAGAATAGAGGGTGGCTCAGGAAGCCCCGTCAGGGCGGTGGCGATAGTTCAGCGGGAATTGGAATGA
- a CDS encoding class III signal peptide-containing protein — MRRSAQGAIEYLFMLAAVLVLVLIAARVVLNGVKNMNEAISNYVTQVRQEILEDL; from the coding sequence ATGAGAAGAAGCGCCCAGGGGGCCATTGAGTACCTTTTCATGCTGGCGGCAGTGCTGGTGCTCGTGCTCATCGCTGCCAGAGTGGTGCTCAACGGTGTTAAGAACATGAACGAGGCCATCTCCAACTACGTGACCCAGGTGAGACAGGAGATACTCGAAGACCTCTGA
- a CDS encoding TIGR02253 family HAD-type hydrolase, with amino-acid sequence MLRAVFFDFVGTLITKEGENVTHQNIVREVLRKAGREDLDYVRLWEEYEAESSAMFKELAGRPYVKIRDVDTDAMRKVVERHGFTVPEDFWEISIAMHERYGQLFPDAVETIEALKDLGLYVGIITDSDNDYIEAHLKALGIYDLFDSVTTSEDAGFYKPHEMPFRLALERAGVEASEALYVGDNPAKDCVGAKNVGMMSVLLDPNSAKRELWGNCDFVVSKLGEVVEIVKGLMEK; translated from the coding sequence ATGCTCAGGGCGGTCTTCTTCGATTTCGTGGGCACGCTCATAACGAAGGAGGGCGAAAACGTTACCCATCAGAACATCGTACGGGAGGTCCTCAGAAAGGCCGGGAGGGAAGACCTCGACTACGTGAGGCTCTGGGAGGAGTACGAGGCAGAAAGCTCCGCCATGTTCAAGGAGCTCGCCGGCAGGCCCTACGTCAAAATCCGGGACGTTGATACCGATGCCATGCGGAAGGTGGTCGAGCGCCACGGCTTCACAGTTCCCGAGGACTTCTGGGAGATAAGCATCGCCATGCATGAGCGCTATGGCCAGCTCTTCCCCGATGCCGTTGAGACGATTGAGGCCCTCAAAGACCTTGGTCTCTACGTCGGAATTATAACCGACTCGGACAACGACTACATCGAGGCTCACCTGAAGGCCCTTGGAATCTACGACCTGTTCGACTCGGTAACCACCAGCGAGGATGCAGGCTTCTACAAGCCCCACGAGATGCCATTCAGGCTCGCCCTCGAAAGGGCCGGCGTTGAAGCAAGTGAAGCCCTCTACGTCGGCGACAACCCGGCCAAAGACTGCGTTGGGGCCAAGAATGTCGGCATGATGAGCGTCCTCCTCGACCCGAATAGTGCGAAGAGGGAACTGTGGGGCAACTGCGACTTCGTGGTTTCAAAGCTGGGCGAGGTCGTTGAAATCGTGAAAGGTCTGATGGAAAAATAA
- a CDS encoding ASCH domain-containing protein, producing the protein MRVYRLRVREEYLDYIKSGEKRIEVRVAYPQFRGMKPGDKIIFNDQVPAVITGVKEYETFRQVLREEPIKKIFPDEPSFERAVKRFHGMYPKWKENRYGVIAIRFKLVGEKSGR; encoded by the coding sequence ATGAGAGTGTACAGGTTGAGGGTTCGCGAGGAATACCTGGACTACATAAAGTCCGGGGAAAAGCGGATAGAGGTCAGGGTTGCCTACCCCCAGTTCCGGGGAATGAAGCCCGGCGACAAGATAATCTTTAACGATCAGGTTCCTGCCGTGATCACGGGCGTGAAGGAATACGAGACGTTCCGTCAGGTTCTGAGGGAAGAGCCCATAAAGAAAATCTTTCCTGATGAGCCGAGCTTTGAGAGGGCGGTGAAGAGATTCCACGGCATGTACCCGAAGTGGAAGGAGAACCGCTACGGCGTCATCGCCATAAGGTTCAAGCTCGTGGGTGAGAAAAGCGGGCGGTGA
- a CDS encoding adenosylhomocysteinase → MDCTRDYCVKDIALAPSGEKKIDWVSRFMPVLQTIRKDFEEKKPFKGVRIATTLHLEMKTAFLLLTLKAAGAEVSAAASNPLSTQDDVVAALAKAGVKVYAIRGEDREQYYEFMHKALDIEPNIIIDDGADMVSTVLKERTELIDGLWGASEETTTGVIRLRAMEKDGVLRFPIIAVNDSYTKYLFDNRYGTGQSTWDGILRTTNLLIAGKNVVVVGYGWCGRGIAMRARGLGATVIVVEVDPIRALEARMDGFLVMDMMEAAKVGDIFVTSTGDINCIRKEHFEVMKDGAIMANAGHFDVEISKPDLEELAVEISEPRPNITEYRMADGRRLYLLAEGRLVNLAAADGHPAEIMDMSFALQAKAAEYILNNHERLEPKVYVLPREIDEMVARIKLASMGIKIEELTEEQRKYLESWEHGT, encoded by the coding sequence ATGGACTGCACGAGGGATTACTGCGTTAAGGACATCGCCCTAGCCCCCAGTGGCGAGAAAAAGATAGACTGGGTTTCGCGCTTTATGCCGGTTCTCCAGACGATAAGGAAGGACTTTGAGGAGAAGAAACCCTTCAAAGGTGTCAGAATCGCGACGACACTGCACCTTGAGATGAAGACGGCTTTTCTGCTTCTCACCCTTAAGGCGGCCGGTGCGGAGGTCTCGGCGGCGGCGAGCAACCCACTCTCGACACAGGACGATGTTGTTGCCGCTCTGGCAAAGGCGGGGGTCAAAGTCTACGCGATCCGCGGGGAGGACAGGGAGCAGTACTACGAGTTTATGCACAAGGCGCTCGACATAGAACCGAACATAATCATAGACGACGGCGCGGACATGGTCTCGACGGTGCTGAAAGAGAGAACCGAGCTGATAGACGGGCTCTGGGGAGCGAGCGAGGAAACGACAACGGGCGTCATAAGGCTCCGTGCTATGGAGAAGGACGGCGTTCTGAGGTTCCCAATCATAGCGGTGAACGACTCCTACACCAAGTACCTATTCGACAACAGATATGGCACCGGCCAGTCAACGTGGGACGGAATCCTGAGAACCACCAACCTGCTGATAGCGGGTAAGAACGTCGTCGTTGTCGGCTACGGCTGGTGCGGCAGGGGTATAGCCATGCGCGCTCGCGGTCTCGGCGCAACGGTGATAGTGGTGGAGGTTGACCCAATTAGGGCGTTAGAGGCCAGAATGGACGGGTTCCTGGTCATGGACATGATGGAAGCGGCGAAGGTGGGCGACATCTTCGTCACCTCGACGGGCGACATCAACTGCATAAGGAAGGAGCACTTCGAGGTCATGAAGGACGGCGCCATAATGGCCAACGCCGGCCACTTCGACGTGGAGATAAGCAAACCGGACCTCGAGGAGCTGGCGGTCGAGATAAGCGAGCCGAGGCCGAACATAACCGAGTACAGGATGGCGGACGGAAGGAGGCTTTACCTTCTCGCTGAGGGCAGGCTGGTCAACTTAGCGGCTGCCGACGGCCACCCGGCGGAGATAATGGACATGAGCTTCGCCCTGCAGGCGAAGGCGGCCGAATACATACTGAACAACCACGAGAGGCTTGAGCCGAAGGTCTACGTGCTCCCGAGGGAGATAGACGAGATGGTCGCTCGCATAAAGCTCGCCTCGATGGGAATAAAAATCGAGGAGCTCACAGAGGAGCAGAGGAAATACCTGGAGAGCTGGGAGCACGGGACCTGA
- a CDS encoding tRNA (cytidine(56)-2'-O)-methyltransferase, protein MITVLRLGHRPERDKRITTHVALTARAFGADRIIIAAEVDEHVRDSVEDVVRRWGGPFEIAFDPSWKRILREWKENGGVIVHLTMYGIHIDDAMPQIQGELKEGRDVLVVVGAEKVPRDVYEIADYNVGVGNQPHSEVAALAVFLDRLLEGQGLRKEFQNAKLKIIPQERGKKIIELE, encoded by the coding sequence ATGATAACCGTCCTTCGCCTTGGACACAGACCCGAGAGGGATAAAAGGATAACGACCCACGTGGCCCTAACAGCGAGGGCCTTCGGGGCGGATAGAATCATCATCGCGGCCGAAGTGGACGAGCACGTGAGGGATAGCGTCGAGGACGTCGTGAGGCGCTGGGGAGGGCCCTTCGAGATAGCATTCGACCCCAGCTGGAAGAGAATCCTGAGGGAATGGAAGGAGAACGGTGGGGTAATAGTCCACCTCACGATGTACGGAATCCACATCGACGACGCGATGCCCCAGATCCAGGGAGAGCTGAAGGAAGGCAGGGATGTGCTCGTCGTCGTCGGCGCCGAGAAGGTGCCCAGAGATGTCTACGAGATAGCAGACTACAACGTCGGCGTTGGGAACCAGCCGCACAGTGAGGTCGCGGCCCTGGCAGTCTTCCTGGACAGACTCCTGGAAGGGCAGGGCCTGAGGAAGGAGTTCCAGAACGCAAAGCTCAAGATAATCCCGCAGGAGAGGGGCAAAAAGATAATCGAGCTGGAGTGA
- the tsaA gene encoding tRNA (N6-threonylcarbamoyladenosine(37)-N6)-methyltransferase TrmO, which translates to MNFEPFKLVPVGYVRKDGETFIEILPEFSDALHGLNEGDWIKLILWFHASDRPERRSVLKVHPYNNPENPLRGVFATRSPVRPNPLAIYAVRINRIEGNRLYIDWIDAMDGTPVVDIKILVERLDCPRETPIPEEELDIPASRQVGEINLIPRKSEHLDELEEVSPEEYEALILELGPRTEALTARELVELISALEEIYENLPVEIKDRLRGNLRRREGRSP; encoded by the coding sequence ATGAACTTCGAACCCTTTAAACTCGTTCCCGTCGGCTACGTGAGAAAGGACGGAGAGACCTTCATCGAGATCCTCCCGGAGTTCAGTGATGCCCTCCACGGTCTCAACGAGGGGGACTGGATAAAGCTGATCCTCTGGTTCCACGCCAGCGATAGACCGGAGAGAAGGAGCGTCCTGAAGGTTCATCCCTACAACAATCCAGAGAACCCGCTCAGGGGAGTTTTTGCCACGCGCTCACCAGTCAGACCGAACCCCCTGGCCATCTACGCCGTCAGGATAAACCGCATTGAGGGGAACAGGCTCTACATCGACTGGATAGACGCGATGGACGGAACACCGGTCGTGGACATAAAGATACTCGTGGAAAGGCTCGACTGCCCGAGGGAGACTCCGATTCCGGAGGAGGAGCTTGATATACCCGCATCAAGGCAGGTTGGGGAGATCAACCTGATACCCCGGAAAAGCGAGCACCTCGATGAGCTGGAAGAGGTCTCGCCCGAGGAGTACGAGGCGCTGATTCTTGAGCTGGGGCCGAGGACGGAGGCCCTGACGGCGAGGGAACTGGTTGAGCTGATCAGCGCCCTGGAGGAAATATACGAGAACCTGCCAGTGGAGATAAAGGACAGGCTAAGGGGAAACCTCAGAAGACGTGAAGGGCGCTCGCCTTGA
- a CDS encoding ASCH domain-containing protein produces the protein MRHLEFDGRYAEAILSGKKRATVRLGRKPNLEPGDEVLLHSGGYAIGKAVIERVESKTVGELTDEDAFLDGFSSREELIRALKSHYKYVNDDSIAHVIVFRLVERFEKPVMSSDYAYEGNLPLEIAEKALEHLDLSDEDRKLLELFLQAGSLRKAAHRLGGMNKRYLIRDALRRAYRELKMKGIMGPKV, from the coding sequence GTGCGCCACCTGGAGTTCGACGGACGCTACGCCGAGGCAATATTGAGCGGAAAGAAGCGGGCAACGGTGAGGCTTGGAAGAAAGCCGAATCTGGAGCCCGGCGACGAAGTCCTTCTTCACTCGGGCGGCTACGCGATAGGGAAGGCGGTTATCGAGAGGGTTGAGAGTAAAACGGTTGGGGAGCTTACCGACGAGGACGCTTTTCTGGACGGTTTTTCGAGCAGGGAGGAGCTGATAAGGGCCCTCAAAAGCCACTACAAGTACGTTAACGACGACTCCATCGCCCACGTTATAGTCTTCCGTCTCGTGGAGCGCTTTGAGAAGCCAGTTATGAGCTCGGACTACGCCTACGAGGGCAACCTTCCCCTGGAGATAGCCGAGAAGGCCCTTGAGCACCTCGACCTCTCCGACGAGGACAGAAAGCTCCTCGAACTCTTTCTCCAGGCGGGAAGTCTGAGAAAGGCTGCCCACAGGCTCGGGGGCATGAACAAGAGGTACCTGATTAGGGACGCCCTCAGGAGGGCCTACAGGGAGCTGAAAATGAAGGGCATCATGGGGCCGAAGGTTTGA
- a CDS encoding ribonuclease P protein component 4: MSKKKFIRQREQREKRRIARERIETLFTLAERVFPYEPELANRYVEIALAVQQKAKIRMPRKWKRRYCKRCHSFLVPGVNARVRLRNGHVVIKCLNCGHIMRHPYIREQKERRKASLTEKTVENGRGTKAPSENHSNSR; this comes from the coding sequence ATGAGCAAGAAAAAATTCATCCGCCAGAGGGAGCAGAGGGAAAAGCGCAGAATCGCCCGCGAGAGGATTGAGACCCTTTTCACCCTCGCAGAGAGGGTCTTCCCCTACGAGCCAGAGCTGGCCAACCGCTACGTTGAGATAGCCCTCGCTGTCCAGCAGAAGGCCAAGATAAGGATGCCCAGGAAGTGGAAGCGCCGCTACTGCAAACGCTGCCACTCCTTCCTCGTCCCGGGGGTCAACGCCAGGGTGAGGCTCAGGAACGGCCACGTTGTCATCAAGTGCCTCAATTGCGGCCACATCATGAGGCACCCGTACATCAGGGAGCAGAAGGAGCGTAGAAAAGCCTCCCTTACAGAGAAAACCGTCGAAAATGGACGGGGAACCAAAGCACCGTCAGAAAATCATTCCAATTCCCGCTGA
- a CDS encoding transglutaminase-like domain-containing protein yields MKMRKAILVPLLILIVVVSGCLFKPPAEVRFSVDRTVVAPDGTLHVIVFVNNTGKVGLTGATLVLGDDSFQILQEPKFPDVLPVGHSVQLVWILKAPAIPGYYNLKLSLELTDELKRTWTGFYGQFRIFVSEGAAPSDEIGLEISGPETLHGGETSTITVTIKNKLEAPIDLLDIRLDLLDGMRVVSADALPESISENGKITLRYTVKAPYAYRKGYISTILRYKIGSSEKSVIESVPLEVTWRPWNADSGTLKDAYDLKYHWITDGYLVDGYWSERYNSTPTFNRTELRNLTLKIIGNTSSEPGAAEAIYGWMMRTYSFGDTTSTLEPDKILLQDRLSYAEGQILTTAMLRSIDIPARIVTLYNGTDCTQRPVTEFYTTDGWYVVDIEHGFIGSLEEYLASPYFPRLYQIITEDGYRMVAQSPTELRGHEHVDVTGDFIANLEDRLISVVSGRLKPELRSKLTMVLNNLNENERLYALFLLSSAPNNDDLNRVMEEYSTKKIEQNVKTMYEFYRDMEWSDDFTRYWKIFAGDVG; encoded by the coding sequence GACGGAACGCTCCACGTCATCGTGTTCGTCAACAACACCGGAAAGGTGGGTCTGACCGGAGCGACGCTCGTTCTGGGCGACGACAGCTTCCAGATACTCCAGGAACCGAAGTTCCCCGACGTTCTGCCAGTGGGCCACTCCGTTCAGCTGGTCTGGATACTCAAGGCCCCTGCCATACCTGGCTACTACAACCTCAAGCTATCCCTCGAACTGACCGATGAGCTTAAGCGAACCTGGACCGGCTTCTACGGCCAGTTCCGAATATTCGTCTCGGAGGGCGCGGCCCCGTCGGACGAGATAGGGCTCGAGATAAGCGGACCGGAGACCCTCCATGGCGGTGAGACCTCCACGATAACTGTCACAATAAAGAACAAGCTGGAGGCTCCAATCGACCTGCTGGATATCAGACTCGACCTCCTCGATGGGATGAGGGTGGTGAGTGCGGACGCGCTTCCGGAGAGCATCAGCGAGAACGGGAAGATAACCCTCAGGTACACTGTGAAGGCCCCGTACGCATACAGAAAGGGATACATCTCAACGATACTCAGATACAAAATAGGGAGCTCCGAGAAGAGCGTCATCGAAAGTGTGCCCCTTGAGGTAACGTGGAGGCCATGGAACGCGGACAGCGGAACTCTTAAGGACGCGTATGACCTCAAATACCACTGGATTACCGACGGATATCTCGTTGACGGCTACTGGTCCGAGCGCTACAACTCAACTCCCACTTTCAACAGGACGGAGCTCAGGAACCTCACCCTCAAGATAATAGGAAACACCAGTTCCGAGCCAGGTGCTGCAGAGGCCATCTACGGCTGGATGATGCGCACCTACTCCTTCGGGGACACGACCTCCACCCTTGAGCCGGATAAGATACTCCTCCAGGATAGACTGAGCTACGCGGAGGGCCAGATACTCACGACGGCAATGCTGCGCTCCATAGACATCCCCGCAAGGATCGTAACGCTGTACAACGGGACGGACTGCACACAGAGACCCGTGACTGAGTTCTACACCACGGACGGCTGGTACGTCGTGGACATCGAGCACGGCTTCATAGGCTCCCTCGAGGAGTACCTGGCCAGTCCGTACTTCCCCAGACTGTATCAGATAATAACAGAGGACGGCTACAGGATGGTGGCACAGAGCCCGACGGAGCTCAGGGGGCATGAGCATGTCGACGTTACCGGAGACTTCATCGCGAACCTCGAAGACAGGCTCATAAGCGTCGTGAGTGGAAGACTGAAGCCGGAGCTACGTTCGAAGCTCACCATGGTACTCAACAATTTGAACGAGAACGAGAGGCTCTACGCACTCTTCCTTCTATCATCGGCGCCAAACAACGATGACCTCAATAGGGTGATGGAGGAGTACAGCACCAAGAAAATAGAGCAAAACGTAAAAACCATGTACGAGTTTTACAGGGACATGGAGTGGAGCGACGATTTCACGCGCTACTGGAAAATATTCGCGGGTGATGTGGGATGA
- a CDS encoding A24 family peptidase C-terminal domain-containing protein, whose translation MEYVPLLLGLVMGVVTSYTDMKTGFIDDIHVFPTLALIGKLLGWESEESEGLLDRIPIPAVEVGILYYLYQGLHTQHNTILAVSGVLGFILGLILGLLLYYIGAWASGDAVILAGFSALLPYPPSTASMVPPYAIGYPLYPLTVLLNSIIAIFPFIFIYSFGVIIARKQFEELRKIFTDRARLTAEVALWIMAALGLRLMIYETTGVAIAGIWSWILTVAVIYVLGKSRKVGDVIGIAVLMYLLYIDPLPMARAFLKLLAVLYLFKVFFSLVKFMRRSVLMEEVPVEALEEWDILGETVFERDGKIGRDRDDLFTRIKNAVTSADPSLLRPDYGRVIASSSAEGLRKEQIEELKRLVEEGRLENSFLRKKSMPFAPALFLGFLISYFWGDIFWWIQLKVAGL comes from the coding sequence ATGGAATACGTTCCCCTTCTTCTGGGGCTGGTTATGGGAGTCGTTACTTCGTATACCGATATGAAAACGGGATTCATAGATGATATACACGTTTTTCCAACCCTCGCACTAATCGGAAAGCTCCTCGGATGGGAGAGCGAGGAAAGCGAGGGGCTCCTCGACAGGATACCGATTCCAGCCGTCGAGGTCGGCATACTTTACTACCTCTACCAAGGACTCCACACCCAGCACAACACCATCCTGGCCGTTTCCGGGGTTCTGGGTTTCATTCTGGGACTTATTCTGGGCCTGCTGCTCTATTACATCGGCGCCTGGGCCAGCGGCGACGCCGTAATACTGGCCGGATTCTCCGCACTGCTCCCTTACCCGCCCTCGACCGCGTCAATGGTGCCTCCCTATGCCATAGGCTACCCGCTCTATCCACTGACCGTACTGCTGAACAGCATCATAGCGATCTTCCCGTTCATATTCATCTACTCCTTCGGCGTGATCATCGCCAGAAAGCAATTCGAGGAGCTAAGAAAGATATTCACGGACAGGGCACGGCTGACCGCTGAGGTTGCCCTCTGGATAATGGCCGCCCTGGGCCTCAGGCTGATGATCTACGAAACGACGGGAGTGGCTATAGCCGGAATCTGGTCGTGGATCCTCACAGTGGCGGTGATATACGTCCTGGGCAAGTCCAGGAAAGTCGGCGATGTCATTGGAATAGCCGTTCTGATGTATCTCCTGTACATCGACCCGCTGCCGATGGCAAGGGCTTTCCTAAAGCTCCTCGCCGTACTGTACCTGTTCAAGGTATTTTTCTCCCTGGTGAAGTTTATGAGAAGGAGCGTCCTGATGGAGGAGGTGCCCGTCGAAGCGCTTGAAGAGTGGGATATACTCGGGGAAACAGTATTCGAGAGGGACGGAAAAATTGGCAGGGACAGAGACGACCTCTTCACGCGCATCAAGAACGCCGTCACTTCCGCGGACCCCTCCCTTCTCCGGCCCGACTACGGGAGGGTTATTGCATCATCCTCCGCGGAGGGCCTCAGGAAAGAGCAGATAGAAGAGCTTAAACGCCTCGTGGAGGAGGGAAGGCTTGAAAACTCCTTCCTGAGGAAAAAGTCAATGCCCTTTGCCCCGGCGCTCTTCCTGGGCTTCCTGATAAGCTACTTCTGGGGCGACATATTCTGGTGGATACAGCTCAAGGTTGCAGGGCTGTGA
- the pgsA gene encoding archaetidylinositol phosphate synthase, which produces MVLNNYRENVRGYLEAIVRPLARAGVTPNTITVLGLLISLAGAYFFYRGEQAIAALVLLFGSLIDALDGTLARLTGKTSRFGAFLDSTFDRISDGAVLFGIALGNLVDWRAAFIAFMGSYLVSYERCRAELAGSGRLAVGIAERAERLLIIIITALFGYVEYGVYAVAVLAWITVLQRLYAAYQRLKE; this is translated from the coding sequence ATGGTGCTCAACAACTACCGTGAAAACGTCAGGGGTTACCTTGAAGCCATCGTCCGGCCCCTCGCGAGGGCCGGCGTTACGCCGAACACGATAACCGTCCTCGGCCTGCTGATAAGCCTCGCCGGTGCTTACTTCTTCTACCGCGGCGAGCAGGCCATAGCGGCCCTCGTTCTGCTCTTTGGCTCGCTTATAGATGCCCTCGACGGAACGCTCGCAAGATTAACCGGAAAGACGAGCCGCTTTGGGGCATTCCTCGATTCCACCTTCGACAGGATAAGCGACGGTGCCGTGCTCTTCGGAATAGCCCTCGGAAACCTCGTGGACTGGCGCGCTGCGTTCATAGCTTTCATGGGGAGCTACCTGGTGAGCTACGAGAGGTGCAGGGCCGAACTGGCAGGCTCCGGAAGGCTGGCCGTTGGCATAGCCGAGAGGGCAGAGCGGCTGCTGATAATAATCATCACCGCGCTCTTTGGCTACGTTGAGTACGGTGTCTACGCGGTTGCGGTTCTGGCGTGGATAACCGTTCTCCAGAGGCTTTACGCGGCCTATCAGAGACTCAAGGAGTGA